In Hemiscyllium ocellatum isolate sHemOce1 chromosome 2, sHemOce1.pat.X.cur, whole genome shotgun sequence, a single window of DNA contains:
- the znf367 gene encoding zinc finger protein 367 isoform X2: MAENQIAGGSPKRVSVIKTTPIKPKRLDVSPTSPGFSDFMVYPWRWGENAHNVTLSPGAPFNGPGAREAQCGAAAALHRELDHLSQDGTRRGRPRAELIRDLINEGEHSSSRIRCNICNRVFPREKSLQAHKRTHTGCGSRFTHANRHCTKHPYARLRRDETSSGAKKTQAADNTAVAEWLAKYWETREQRTHPVKSTGQKADQEQQDPLEFIQSDEDEDEEKNGSHAAACRRMQEQRERLHGALALIELANLTEAQLRQ; this comes from the exons ATGGCGGAGAATCAGATCGCCGGTGGTTCTCCCAAGCGTGTGTCGGTTATTAAAACTACGCCGATTAAACCCAAGCGCCTGGATGTGAGCCCCACCAGCCCCGGCTTCAGTGATTTTATGGTGTATCCGTGGCGATGGGGTGAGAACGCCCACAATGTCACTCTCAGCCCCGGCGCCCCGTTCAACGGTCCCGGCGCCAGGGAAGCCCAGTGCGGAGCAGCGGCAGCTCTGCACCGGGAGCTGGATCACCTTTCACAG GACGGAACGAGACGAGGCCGACCAAGAGCGGAGTTAATCCGCGATCTGATAAACGAGGGTGAACACTCCTCAAGCAGAATCCGCTGTAACATTTGTAACCGAGTGTTTCCTCGCGAGAAATCCTTACAAGCTCACAAGAGAACACACACTG GCTGTGGAAGCAGATTTACTCATGCAAACCGTCATTGTACCAAGCATCCTTACGCACGTTTACGGAGAGATGAGACGTCCAGCGGAGCAAAGAAAACGCAGGCTGCAGACAACACAGCTGTCGCAGAATGGCTGGCAAA ATATTGGGAAACCCGAGAACAGCGTACTCATCCTGTGAAAAGCACTGGACAGAAGGCTGACCAGGAGCAGCAGGATCCATTGGAGTTCATACAGTCTGATGaagatgaagatgaggagaaaAATGGATCACATGCTGCAGCATGCCGACGTATGCAGGAGCAACGGGAGCGACTGCATGGTGCTCTGGCTCTCATCGAGCTGGCGAACTTAACTGAAGCACAGTTGCGCCAGTAA
- the znf367 gene encoding zinc finger protein 367 isoform X1, with protein MAENQIAGGSPKRVSVIKTTPIKPKRLDVSPTSPGFSDFMVYPWRWGENAHNVTLSPGAPFNGPGAREAQCGAAAALHRELDHLSQDGTRRGRPRAELIRDLINEGEHSSSRIRCNICNRVFPREKSLQAHKRTHTGERPYLCDYPNCGKAFVQSGQLKTHQRLHTGEKPFVCSETGCGSRFTHANRHCTKHPYARLRRDETSSGAKKTQAADNTAVAEWLAKYWETREQRTHPVKSTGQKADQEQQDPLEFIQSDEDEDEEKNGSHAAACRRMQEQRERLHGALALIELANLTEAQLRQ; from the exons ATGGCGGAGAATCAGATCGCCGGTGGTTCTCCCAAGCGTGTGTCGGTTATTAAAACTACGCCGATTAAACCCAAGCGCCTGGATGTGAGCCCCACCAGCCCCGGCTTCAGTGATTTTATGGTGTATCCGTGGCGATGGGGTGAGAACGCCCACAATGTCACTCTCAGCCCCGGCGCCCCGTTCAACGGTCCCGGCGCCAGGGAAGCCCAGTGCGGAGCAGCGGCAGCTCTGCACCGGGAGCTGGATCACCTTTCACAG GACGGAACGAGACGAGGCCGACCAAGAGCGGAGTTAATCCGCGATCTGATAAACGAGGGTGAACACTCCTCAAGCAGAATCCGCTGTAACATTTGTAACCGAGTGTTTCCTCGCGAGAAATCCTTACAAGCTCACAAGAGAACACACACTG GTGAAAGACCTTATTTATGTGACTACCCAAATTGTGGGAAAGCATTTGTTCAGAGTGGACAACTAAAAACTCACCAGCGTCTTCACACTGGGGAAAAGCCATTTGTTTGTTCTGAAACTG GCTGTGGAAGCAGATTTACTCATGCAAACCGTCATTGTACCAAGCATCCTTACGCACGTTTACGGAGAGATGAGACGTCCAGCGGAGCAAAGAAAACGCAGGCTGCAGACAACACAGCTGTCGCAGAATGGCTGGCAAA ATATTGGGAAACCCGAGAACAGCGTACTCATCCTGTGAAAAGCACTGGACAGAAGGCTGACCAGGAGCAGCAGGATCCATTGGAGTTCATACAGTCTGATGaagatgaagatgaggagaaaAATGGATCACATGCTGCAGCATGCCGACGTATGCAGGAGCAACGGGAGCGACTGCATGGTGCTCTGGCTCTCATCGAGCTGGCGAACTTAACTGAAGCACAGTTGCGCCAGTAA